The following coding sequences lie in one Corynebacterium humireducens NBRC 106098 = DSM 45392 genomic window:
- the aroC gene encoding chorismate synthase produces the protein MLRWTTAGESHGQALVALLEHMPAGVPVTREEISWQLARRRLGYGRGARMKFEADELTLLTGIRHGKTLGSPIAIMIGNTEWPKWTTIMSADPLDMEDEEVAAAMTSGRGAKLTRPRPGHADFAGMIKYDHDEARPILERSSARETAARVAAATVARNFLRETLGVEVLSHVISIGRSEAYTGPEPTFADLEAIDESPVRAFDKEAEASMIAEIEAAKKAGDTLGGIVEVVVEGLPIGLGSHISGEDRLDAQLAAALMGIQAIKGVEVGDGFEEARRRGSEAHDEMVRTGDGVDRLSNRAGGLEGGMTNGQTLRVRAAMKPISTVPRALKTVDMADGSAATGIHQRSDVCAVPAAGVVAEAMVTLVLARAVLQKFGGDSIAETRRNIEAYQEYVAERLRFQDDGEA, from the coding sequence ATGCTTCGATGGACTACAGCAGGGGAATCCCACGGTCAGGCCCTGGTTGCCCTGCTTGAACACATGCCCGCCGGTGTCCCCGTGACCCGGGAAGAGATCTCCTGGCAGCTCGCCCGCCGTCGCCTCGGCTACGGCCGTGGCGCGCGCATGAAGTTCGAGGCCGATGAACTCACCCTGCTCACCGGCATCCGCCACGGCAAGACGCTCGGCAGCCCGATCGCGATCATGATCGGCAACACCGAGTGGCCCAAGTGGACGACCATCATGTCCGCCGACCCGCTCGACATGGAGGACGAGGAGGTCGCCGCCGCGATGACCTCCGGCCGGGGAGCCAAGCTCACCCGCCCGCGCCCGGGGCACGCCGACTTCGCCGGCATGATCAAGTACGACCACGACGAGGCCCGCCCGATCCTCGAGCGTTCCTCCGCCCGGGAGACCGCCGCCCGCGTCGCCGCCGCCACCGTCGCCCGCAACTTCCTGCGTGAGACCCTCGGCGTCGAGGTGCTCAGCCACGTCATCTCCATCGGCCGCTCCGAGGCCTACACCGGCCCCGAGCCGACCTTCGCCGACCTGGAGGCCATCGACGAGTCGCCGGTGCGCGCCTTCGACAAGGAGGCCGAGGCCTCCATGATCGCCGAGATCGAGGCCGCCAAGAAGGCCGGCGACACCCTCGGCGGCATCGTCGAGGTCGTGGTCGAGGGCCTGCCCATCGGCCTGGGTTCGCACATCTCGGGCGAGGACCGTCTCGACGCGCAGCTGGCCGCCGCCCTCATGGGCATCCAGGCGATCAAGGGCGTCGAGGTCGGCGACGGCTTCGAGGAGGCCCGCCGCCGCGGCAGCGAGGCACACGACGAGATGGTGCGCACCGGGGACGGCGTCGACCGCCTCAGCAACCGCGCCGGCGGACTCGAGGGCGGCATGACCAACGGCCAGACCCTCCGCGTCCGCGCCGCGATGAAGCCGATCTCCACCGTGCCGCGCGCGCTGAAGACCGTCGACATGGCCGACGGCTCCGCCGCGACCGGCATCCACCAGCGTTCCGACGTCTGCGCCGTCCCGGCCGCCGGCGTCGTCGCCGAGGCCATGGTGACCCTCGTGCTCGCCCGTGCCGTCCTGCAGAAGTTCGGCGGTGACTCCATCGCGGAGACCCGCCGCAACATCGAGGCGTACCAGGAGTACGTCGCCGAGCGACTGCGCTTCCAGGACGACGGGGAGGCCTAG
- a CDS encoding prepilin peptidase: MWILGGAVTVIVGWAVALVLVDERHHRLPDRYTLPAAGGALAGALLTEPAVALGGVAWAAFHLPGRGIGGGDVKLALSLGTLAAAAGGVGAVILAVLTASAVTVGRGVVTRAEVVPHGPSMLVGALIAVLSGVMAGVTCHS; this comes from the coding sequence GTGTGGATCCTCGGGGGAGCGGTCACGGTCATCGTCGGGTGGGCCGTGGCCCTGGTGCTTGTCGACGAACGCCACCACCGCCTGCCCGACCGGTACACCCTGCCCGCGGCCGGCGGGGCGCTGGCGGGTGCGCTGCTCACGGAACCGGCCGTGGCCCTCGGGGGAGTGGCCTGGGCCGCGTTCCACCTGCCCGGCCGGGGCATCGGCGGCGGGGACGTGAAACTCGCCCTCAGCCTCGGCACCCTGGCCGCCGCCGCAGGCGGCGTGGGGGCGGTGATCCTCGCGGTGCTGACGGCGTCGGCGGTGACGGTGGGACGGGGCGTCGTCACGCGGGCGGAGGTCGTGCCGCACGGGCCGTCCATGCTGGTGGGGGCACTGATCGCCGTGCTTTCGGGAGTCATGGCCGGTGTGACTTGCCACTCATGA
- a CDS encoding shikimate dehydrogenase: MSHPLTAPDIRYRAAVLGSPIEHSRSPILHNAGYEDLGMSDWDYTRIECTAEDLPRIVGEADETYRGFSVTMPAKFAALEFADEVTDRARQIGSANTLVRTEAGWRADNTDCDGISGALDELLGERLATTRRALVIGGGGTARPALWALANAGVEDITVINRSDRSAELAPLLEPFGVEFRFRGFDTDLRAAAADAEVIVSTVPSAAVEGHEQALAHAPILDVIYEPWPTPLTVAAAANGYLTVGGHIMLAHQAYGQFEQFTGRPAPRAAMRRALEASLQ, from the coding sequence ATGAGCCACCCGCTGACCGCCCCCGACATCCGGTACCGCGCGGCGGTGCTCGGCTCGCCGATCGAGCACTCGCGTTCGCCGATCCTGCACAACGCCGGCTACGAGGATCTGGGGATGTCCGACTGGGACTACACCCGCATCGAGTGCACCGCCGAGGACCTGCCCCGCATCGTCGGGGAGGCCGACGAGACGTACCGGGGCTTCTCGGTGACCATGCCCGCCAAGTTCGCGGCCCTCGAGTTCGCCGACGAGGTCACCGACCGGGCGCGTCAGATCGGCTCCGCCAACACCCTCGTCCGCACGGAGGCGGGGTGGCGGGCCGACAACACCGACTGCGACGGCATCTCCGGGGCCCTCGACGAGCTGCTGGGGGAGCGCCTGGCGACCACCCGCCGCGCGCTCGTCATCGGCGGCGGCGGCACGGCCCGTCCCGCCCTCTGGGCGCTGGCGAACGCGGGGGTCGAGGACATCACGGTGATCAACCGTTCCGACCGCAGCGCCGAGCTGGCCCCCCTCCTGGAGCCTTTCGGCGTGGAGTTCCGTTTCCGGGGTTTCGACACCGACCTGCGGGCCGCCGCCGCGGATGCCGAGGTCATCGTCTCCACGGTGCCCTCCGCGGCCGTCGAGGGCCATGAGCAGGCGCTCGCGCACGCCCCGATCCTCGACGTCATCTACGAGCCCTGGCCCACCCCGCTGACGGTGGCGGCCGCCGCCAACGGGTACCTCACCGTCGGCGGGCACATCATGCTCGCCCACCAGGCCTACGGCCAGTTCGAGCAGTTCACCGGACGCCCCGCCCCGCGGGCCGCCATGCGCCGCGCGCTGGAGGCGTCCCTGCAGTAG
- the mltG gene encoding endolytic transglycosylase MltG, producing the protein MTTSTQQRGRGGRRMDPKYVKRRQRGLAVLIASLVLLIGAVIYIGVQISGGGETVADRDYRGSGNGVYQLVEIPEGSSVSQLGPELEERGIVKTDSAFQTAAANNPDAGNIQPGFYRLQGEMSAAAAVQALLDPANRVELLDIHGGSTLLDVTVVGGSTRPGIYSQISRVTCTEGSTNCISAAELEQVGANADLVSLGVPEWAREAVAARGNDPKRLEGLIVPGQYVVNPELDAEGIITDLITRSARQFNDTGIVERARALELTPYELLTAASLVEREAPAGDFDKVARVILNRLEEPMRLEFDSTVNYGLPDVEVATTDEDRAMVTPWNTYAKDGLPETPIAAASMEAITAMENPAEGNWLFFVTVDQDGTTVFNDTFEEHLADVQQALESGVLDTNR; encoded by the coding sequence ATGACCACTAGCACCCAGCAGCGCGGCCGCGGTGGCCGTCGCATGGACCCGAAGTACGTGAAGCGCCGCCAGCGTGGTCTAGCCGTGCTCATCGCCTCGCTGGTGCTGCTCATCGGCGCCGTCATCTACATCGGGGTGCAGATCTCCGGGGGCGGGGAGACCGTGGCCGACCGTGACTACCGGGGCAGCGGCAACGGCGTGTACCAGCTCGTCGAGATCCCCGAGGGGTCCTCGGTGTCGCAGCTGGGCCCGGAGCTGGAGGAGCGCGGCATCGTCAAGACCGACTCCGCCTTCCAGACCGCCGCCGCCAACAACCCCGACGCCGGCAACATCCAGCCGGGCTTCTACCGTCTGCAGGGGGAGATGTCCGCGGCCGCCGCGGTCCAGGCACTGCTGGACCCGGCCAACCGCGTGGAGCTCCTCGACATCCACGGTGGTTCCACCCTTCTCGACGTCACCGTGGTCGGCGGCAGCACCCGCCCCGGCATCTACTCCCAGATCTCCCGGGTGACCTGCACCGAGGGCTCCACCAACTGCATCTCCGCCGCCGAGCTGGAGCAGGTCGGCGCGAACGCCGACCTGGTCTCCCTGGGTGTGCCGGAGTGGGCCCGGGAGGCGGTCGCCGCCCGCGGCAACGACCCGAAGCGCCTCGAGGGGCTCATCGTCCCGGGCCAGTACGTGGTCAACCCGGAGCTGGACGCCGAGGGCATCATCACCGACCTCATCACCCGTTCGGCCCGCCAGTTCAACGACACCGGCATCGTCGAGCGTGCCCGCGCGCTCGAGCTGACCCCGTACGAGCTGCTCACGGCGGCGTCGCTGGTGGAGCGTGAGGCCCCGGCGGGTGACTTCGACAAGGTCGCCCGCGTGATCCTCAACCGCCTCGAGGAGCCGATGCGTCTCGAGTTCGACTCCACCGTCAACTACGGTCTGCCCGACGTCGAGGTCGCCACCACCGACGAGGACCGCGCCATGGTCACCCCGTGGAACACCTACGCGAAGGACGGTCTGCCGGAGACCCCGATCGCGGCGGCCTCCATGGAGGCGATCACCGCCATGGAGAACCCGGCGGAGGGCAACTGGCTCTTCTTCGTCACGGTCGACCAGGACGGCACGACGGTGTTCAACGACACCTTCGAGGAGCACCTCGCCGACGTGCAGCAGGCCCTGGAGTCCGGCGTCCTGGACACGAACCGATGA
- the ruvX gene encoding Holliday junction resolvase RuvX: protein MKVTPDTPGADDPGPGRRIGLDVGTVRIGVAASDRDARLAMPVETVARETGFKDRDKGDIDRLLEIIDEYDAVEVVVGLPRTLKGHGSVSVKHAKEIAFRLHRRLSNAGRSIPVRMADERLTTVAATAALRASGVSEKDGRKVIDQAAAVEILQSWLDARAADNPQELHP, encoded by the coding sequence ATGAAGGTCACCCCGGACACCCCCGGCGCCGACGATCCCGGCCCCGGACGCCGCATCGGTCTCGACGTGGGGACCGTGCGCATCGGCGTGGCCGCGTCCGACCGTGACGCCCGGCTGGCGATGCCCGTGGAGACCGTCGCCCGGGAGACCGGCTTCAAGGACCGCGACAAGGGGGACATCGACCGTCTCCTGGAGATCATCGACGAGTATGACGCCGTCGAGGTCGTCGTGGGTCTGCCCCGGACCCTCAAGGGGCACGGTTCGGTGAGCGTGAAGCATGCGAAGGAGATCGCCTTCCGCCTCCACCGCCGCCTGAGCAACGCGGGTCGGTCCATTCCCGTGCGGATGGCCGACGAGCGGCTGACCACCGTCGCCGCCACCGCCGCGCTCCGGGCCTCCGGTGTCTCGGAGAAGGACGGCCGTAAGGTCATCGATCAGGCGGCCGCAGTCGAGATCCTCCAGTCCTGGCTCGACGCGCGAGCTGCCGACAACCCACAGGAGCTGCATCCATGA
- the alaS gene encoding alanine--tRNA ligase — MQTHEIRERFTDHFVKAGHEAVPSASLILEDPDLLFVNAGMVPFKPYFLGEQNPPFKNGTATSIQKCVRTLDIDEVGITTRHNTFFQMAGNFSFGQYFKEGAIKHAWALLTNPVSEGGYGLDPERLWVTVYLDDDEAADIWENVVGIPAERIQRLGMADNYWHMGVPGPCGPCSEIYFDRGPEHGAEGGPAVDDTRYLEIWNLVFMEKERGKSTGPDTFEIIGDLPKKNIDTGMGVERVACLLQGVDNVYETDLLRPVIDAAEEITGAKYEGDGPDAIRFRVIADHSRTGMMLILDGVTPSNEGRGYILRRLLRRIIRSARLLGATGETMERFMTVIMDTMTPSYPEIAENRERIIRTAVTEERAFLKTLESGTHRFDEAASAIKEQGITQFSGEDAFTLHDTYGFPLDLTLEMAAEAGLEVDVAGFEAAMSEQRARAKADNLAKKHGHADVSVYREWVDNNPTEFVGFSDLTADATVLGLVINGQSVTQAVEGDDVEVILDVSPLYAESGGQTADRGRLVSEGTILEVNDVQKVGKKLWVHKAKVTAGGIELGQRVSAEVDEAWRHGARQAHTGTHLIHAALREVLGPTAVQAGSLNRPGYLRFDFNYTEQLTPEQLEEISTIANQAVDADFPVNTIETTLDEAKKMGAMALFGENYGNDVRVVEIGGPFSIELCGGTHTEHTSQIGPVAVLGESSVGSGARRIEAYSGMDSFRYLSKEAALASGLAASLKAPSEELPERIASLTEKLRAAEKEIANLHRQQLASQTGALLDQAVEAGQFTVLTHRLPDGVSGGDLRTVATDLRGRLAGKPGVVVLASADGGKLPFIVGATKEAIELGVKSGELVKLLSGYVDGRGGGKPDMAQGSGSNAEGLDAGFRAVREELAGL, encoded by the coding sequence GTGCAGACCCATGAGATCCGGGAGCGTTTCACCGACCACTTCGTCAAGGCCGGCCACGAGGCCGTGCCCAGCGCCTCGCTGATTCTCGAGGACCCGGACCTGCTGTTCGTCAACGCCGGCATGGTTCCGTTCAAGCCCTACTTCCTGGGTGAGCAGAACCCGCCCTTCAAGAACGGCACCGCCACCTCCATCCAGAAGTGCGTGCGCACCCTCGACATCGACGAGGTGGGAATCACCACCCGCCACAACACCTTCTTCCAGATGGCCGGCAACTTCTCCTTCGGCCAGTACTTCAAGGAGGGTGCCATCAAGCACGCCTGGGCGCTGCTGACCAACCCGGTGTCCGAGGGCGGCTACGGCCTCGACCCGGAGCGCCTGTGGGTCACCGTCTACCTCGACGACGACGAGGCCGCCGACATCTGGGAGAACGTCGTCGGCATCCCGGCGGAGCGCATCCAGCGCCTCGGCATGGCCGACAACTACTGGCACATGGGCGTGCCCGGCCCGTGCGGCCCCTGCTCCGAGATCTACTTCGACCGTGGCCCCGAGCACGGCGCCGAGGGCGGCCCGGCCGTCGACGACACCCGCTACCTGGAGATCTGGAACCTGGTCTTCATGGAGAAGGAGCGCGGCAAGAGCACCGGCCCGGACACCTTCGAGATCATCGGCGACCTGCCGAAGAAGAACATCGACACCGGCATGGGCGTCGAGCGTGTCGCCTGCCTGCTGCAGGGCGTCGACAACGTCTACGAGACCGACCTCCTGCGCCCCGTCATCGACGCCGCCGAGGAGATCACCGGCGCGAAGTACGAGGGCGACGGCCCGGACGCCATCCGTTTCCGCGTCATCGCCGACCACTCCCGCACCGGCATGATGCTCATCCTCGACGGCGTCACCCCCTCCAACGAGGGCCGCGGCTACATCCTGCGTCGTCTGCTGCGCCGCATCATCCGCTCCGCCCGTCTGCTCGGCGCCACGGGTGAGACCATGGAGCGTTTCATGACCGTCATCATGGACACCATGACTCCGTCCTACCCGGAGATCGCCGAGAACCGCGAGCGCATCATCCGCACCGCGGTCACCGAGGAGCGCGCCTTCCTCAAGACCCTGGAGTCCGGCACCCACCGTTTCGACGAGGCCGCCTCCGCCATCAAGGAGCAGGGCATCACCCAGTTCTCCGGCGAGGACGCCTTCACCCTGCACGACACCTACGGCTTCCCCCTCGACCTCACCCTGGAGATGGCCGCCGAGGCCGGTCTGGAGGTCGACGTCGCCGGCTTCGAGGCCGCCATGAGCGAGCAGCGCGCCCGCGCCAAGGCCGACAACCTGGCCAAGAAGCACGGCCACGCCGACGTCTCCGTCTACCGTGAGTGGGTCGACAACAACCCGACCGAGTTCGTGGGCTTCTCCGACCTCACCGCCGACGCCACCGTCCTCGGCCTGGTCATCAACGGCCAGTCCGTCACCCAGGCCGTGGAGGGCGACGACGTCGAGGTCATCCTCGACGTCTCCCCGCTGTACGCCGAGTCCGGCGGCCAGACCGCCGACCGCGGCCGCCTGGTCTCCGAGGGCACGATCCTGGAGGTCAACGACGTCCAGAAGGTCGGCAAGAAGCTGTGGGTCCACAAGGCGAAGGTGACCGCCGGCGGCATCGAGCTCGGCCAGCGCGTCAGCGCCGAGGTCGACGAGGCATGGCGCCACGGCGCCCGCCAGGCCCACACCGGCACCCACCTCATCCACGCCGCACTGCGTGAGGTGCTCGGCCCCACCGCCGTGCAGGCCGGTTCCCTCAACCGCCCGGGCTACCTGCGCTTCGACTTCAACTACACCGAGCAGCTCACCCCGGAGCAGCTGGAGGAGATCTCGACCATCGCCAACCAGGCCGTTGACGCGGACTTCCCCGTCAACACCATCGAGACCACCCTCGACGAGGCCAAGAAGATGGGTGCCATGGCCCTGTTCGGCGAGAACTACGGCAACGACGTCCGCGTCGTCGAGATCGGCGGCCCGTTCTCCATCGAGCTGTGCGGTGGCACCCACACGGAGCACACCTCCCAGATCGGCCCCGTCGCCGTCCTCGGCGAGTCCTCCGTCGGTTCCGGCGCCCGCCGCATCGAGGCCTACTCCGGCATGGACTCCTTCCGTTACCTGTCCAAGGAGGCCGCCCTGGCCTCCGGCCTGGCCGCCTCCCTCAAGGCCCCCAGCGAGGAGCTGCCGGAGCGCATCGCCTCCCTCACCGAGAAGCTGCGTGCCGCCGAGAAGGAGATCGCCAACCTGCACCGTCAGCAGCTGGCCTCCCAGACCGGTGCGCTGCTCGACCAGGCCGTGGAGGCCGGGCAGTTCACCGTGCTCACCCACCGCCTGCCGGACGGCGTCTCCGGCGGTGACCTGCGCACCGTCGCCACCGACCTGCGCGGCCGCCTGGCGGGCAAGCCGGGCGTCGTGGTGCTCGCCTCGGCGGACGGCGGCAAGCTGCCGTTCATCGTCGGCGCCACCAAGGAGGCCATCGAGCTGGGCGTGAAGTCCGGTGAGCTGGTCAAGCTGCTGTCGGGCTACGTCGACGGCCGCGGCGGCGGCAAGCCGGACATGGCGCAGGGCTCCGGCTCGAACGCCGAGGGTCTCGACGCCGGTTTCCGCGCCGTGCGCGAGGAGCTCGCCGGCCTCTAG
- a CDS encoding replication-associated recombination protein A, which produces MGQDALFGDEPVAESHGSDFFRVGDHAPLAARMRPRTLDEVAGQEHLLGPGRPLRRLIEGAGEASVILYGPPGTGKTTIASLISTATDQNFVGLSALTSGVKQVREVIDRARRDLIHGQRTVLFIDEVHRFSKTQQDALLAAVENRTVLLVAATTENPSFSVVAPLLSRSLLLQLQPLDDAAVRDVLTRALHDERGLAGRVRIDDAAFEQLVLLAGGDARRALTYLEAAAEAVADGASISTEVIRDNVNRAVVRYDRDGDQHYDVVSAFIKSIRGSDVDAALHYLARMIEAGEDPRFIARRLVIAASEEIAMADPTALQTAVAAAQAVALIGLPEARLTLAQATVHLATAPKSNAVYEAINRAQQDVREGRIGHVPPHLRDGHYEGAKKLGHAVGYVYPHDDPRGVVTQQYLPEELADAVYYEPKPHGAEKRIADYIGRLRRIVRGR; this is translated from the coding sequence GTGGGACAGGACGCGCTCTTCGGCGACGAGCCGGTGGCCGAGAGCCACGGCTCCGACTTCTTCCGCGTGGGCGACCATGCCCCGCTCGCGGCGCGGATGCGCCCGCGCACCCTCGACGAGGTCGCCGGGCAGGAGCACCTGCTCGGCCCCGGCCGCCCCCTGCGCCGCCTCATCGAGGGGGCGGGGGAGGCCTCTGTCATCCTCTACGGGCCGCCGGGCACGGGCAAGACGACGATCGCGTCGCTCATCTCGACGGCCACCGACCAGAACTTCGTCGGTCTCTCCGCGCTCACCTCGGGCGTGAAGCAGGTCCGCGAGGTCATCGACCGCGCCCGCCGCGACCTCATCCACGGGCAGCGCACGGTCCTGTTCATCGACGAGGTCCACCGTTTCTCCAAGACGCAGCAGGATGCGCTGCTCGCGGCCGTCGAGAACCGCACCGTCCTGCTCGTCGCCGCGACCACCGAGAATCCCTCCTTCTCCGTGGTCGCCCCGTTGTTGTCGCGCTCGCTGCTGCTGCAGCTGCAGCCGCTCGACGACGCCGCCGTGCGCGACGTCCTCACCCGCGCGCTGCACGACGAGCGGGGGCTCGCCGGTCGCGTGCGTATCGACGACGCCGCCTTCGAGCAGCTCGTCCTCCTCGCGGGCGGGGACGCCCGCCGTGCCCTGACGTACCTGGAGGCCGCCGCGGAGGCGGTGGCCGACGGGGCGTCGATAAGCACGGAGGTGATCCGTGACAACGTCAACCGAGCCGTGGTGCGCTACGACCGTGACGGGGACCAGCACTATGACGTGGTCAGTGCCTTCATCAAGTCGATCCGCGGCTCGGACGTCGACGCCGCGCTGCACTACCTGGCGCGCATGATCGAGGCGGGGGAGGACCCGCGGTTCATCGCCCGGCGGCTGGTGATCGCGGCGAGCGAGGAGATCGCCATGGCCGATCCCACCGCCCTGCAGACGGCGGTGGCGGCGGCGCAGGCCGTGGCGCTCATCGGTCTGCCCGAGGCGCGGCTCACCCTGGCGCAGGCGACGGTCCACCTGGCGACCGCCCCGAAGTCGAATGCCGTCTACGAGGCCATCAACCGGGCGCAGCAGGACGTCCGGGAGGGGCGGATCGGGCATGTGCCGCCGCATCTGCGGGACGGGCACTACGAGGGGGCGAAGAAGCTCGGTCACGCCGTGGGCTACGTGTACCCGCACGATGATCCGCGTGGGGTGGTCACGCAGCAGTACCTGCCGGAGGAGCTCGCGGACGCCGTCTACTACGAGCCGAAACCGCACGGCGCGGAGAAGCGCATCGCCGACTACATCGGGCGGCTGCGGCGCATTGTACGTGGCCGCTGA
- a CDS encoding phosphotransferase family protein, with amino-acid sequence MLKPADIVDIAEDLLSRRFGGTQQLTDVTQLSGSGSAVVLRARVASSPFLQQRSVILKFVPETGDRLDDAALVREIVSYQFTTSLSEEVRPGPVLLAYDVTQRIIVLTDSGDGDTFADLLELEDPERRVSILRNLGTALGRMHAGTAEREQDFNILFTRMLRNHPESSEIQKLRDAALIQSIQIGEELLRSAGIEIPDLVSQFAADGRNRLLSAHHRAFTPFDLSPDNIIVSETTHFLDYEWAGFRDVSFDLACVIAGFPQFLFSHPISDDEADVFVDAWSHEVDRLWPNVKNEAHLHSRIMAALLGWALSSVALLHFGSMSAAVAVLHEAEEQDQHIDPNTVEGVTDLLRPASHGPFTAEEIVVRRDIFETFEALARYAARGTDPSYGVIAAFSQGIADRVAEPGLPVR; translated from the coding sequence ATGCTCAAGCCCGCCGACATCGTCGACATCGCCGAGGACCTGCTCTCGCGGCGTTTCGGAGGTACGCAGCAGCTGACCGACGTGACGCAGCTGAGCGGATCCGGCAGCGCGGTGGTACTCCGCGCACGTGTCGCATCGTCGCCGTTTCTGCAGCAGCGCTCCGTCATCCTCAAGTTCGTCCCCGAGACGGGCGACCGGCTGGATGACGCGGCCCTCGTCCGGGAGATCGTCTCCTACCAGTTCACCACCTCGCTGAGCGAGGAGGTGCGCCCCGGTCCGGTCCTGCTCGCCTACGACGTGACCCAGCGCATCATCGTGCTCACGGACTCCGGCGACGGCGACACCTTCGCCGATCTGCTGGAGCTCGAGGACCCGGAGCGTCGGGTCTCGATCCTGCGCAACCTGGGTACCGCTCTGGGGCGCATGCACGCGGGCACGGCGGAGCGGGAGCAGGACTTCAACATCCTGTTCACGCGTATGTTGCGGAATCACCCGGAGTCCTCGGAGATCCAGAAGCTCCGTGACGCCGCCCTCATCCAGTCCATCCAGATCGGTGAGGAGCTGCTGCGCAGCGCCGGCATCGAGATCCCGGACCTGGTGAGCCAGTTCGCCGCGGACGGCCGCAACCGTCTGCTCTCGGCGCACCACCGGGCGTTCACGCCCTTCGACCTGTCTCCGGACAACATCATCGTCTCCGAGACGACCCACTTCCTCGACTACGAGTGGGCCGGTTTCCGGGACGTGTCCTTCGACCTGGCGTGCGTCATCGCCGGGTTCCCCCAGTTCCTGTTCAGCCACCCGATCTCGGACGACGAGGCCGACGTCTTCGTCGACGCCTGGTCCCACGAGGTCGACCGTCTGTGGCCGAACGTGAAGAACGAGGCGCACCTGCACTCGCGCATCATGGCCGCCCTCCTGGGCTGGGCCCTGTCGAGTGTGGCGCTGCTGCACTTCGGCTCGATGTCGGCGGCCGTCGCCGTCCTGCACGAGGCGGAGGAGCAGGACCAGCACATCGACCCGAACACCGTCGAGGGTGTCACTGATCTGCTGCGCCCGGCCTCGCACGGCCCGTTCACGGCCGAGGAGATCGTCGTGCGCCGCGACATCTTCGAGACCTTCGAGGCGCTGGCCCGCTACGCCGCCCGCGGCACGGACCCGTCCTACGGCGTCATCGCCGCCTTCAGTCAGGGCATCGCCGACCGGGTCGCCGAGCCGGGGCTGCCGGTCCGCTAG